The Coffea arabica cultivar ET-39 chromosome 3c, Coffea Arabica ET-39 HiFi, whole genome shotgun sequence genome contains a region encoding:
- the LOC113735075 gene encoding polygalacturonase At1g48100, whose translation MDSRKWILFIGIIAIFLLQNSSDVEGRHHIHSHKKHKSNNGNAGSPVYAPSPGDPGSDNPDYPPPISSDPSNPPYSDDPGNSGTPVSPDPGNSTTGCTFNVMDFGAVGDGSTDDTAAFRDAWKEACQAESSVLLVPENYVFLITSTIFSGPCKPGLVFQVDGVLMAPNGPDCWPKGDSPQQWLVFYRLNDMTLTGTGTIEGNGEKWWSLPCKPHMGPHGSTLPGPCDSPALIRFFMSSNLMVTNLRIQNSPKFHVKFDGCEGVIIDRVSISSPKLSPNTDGIHVENTKSVGIYNSVIANGDDCISIGPGCSNVDIESVTCGPSHGISIGSLGVHNSRACVSNITVRNAIIKDSDNGVRIKTWQGGAGSVTGIYFEDIQMDNVRNCIIIDQYYCLSKACRNQTSAVYLSDVSFRNIKGTYDVRNPPIHFACSDTVACTNITMSEVELLPFEGILVDDPFCWNAYGIQETLTIPPIDCLLDGMPETVGESNLYACN comes from the exons ATGGATTCTCGTAAATGGATTTTGTTTATAGGGATCATTGCAATTTTCCTGCTTCAGAATTCAAGCGATGTGGAAGGAAGGCATCATATTCACAGTCATAAGAAGCATAAGAGCAATAATGGAAATGCTGGTTCCCCTGTCTATGCACCTAGTCCTGGTGACCCTGGCTCCGATAATCCTGATTATCCTCCTCCTATTTCTTCAGACCCGAGCAATCCTCCATATAGTGATGACCCTGGAAATTCCGGCACTCCTGTGTCTCCTGATCCTGGAAATTCTACCACAGGATGCACTTTCAATGTCATGGATTTCGGGGCAGTTGGTGATGGTTCAACTGATGACACTGCTGCATTTAGAGATGCTTGGAAGGAAGCTTGTCAAGCAGAATCAAGTGTTCTTTTGGTTCCTGAAAACTATGTTTTCTTGATCACTTCAACAATTTTTTCAGGGCCTTGCAAACCTGGTCTTGTCTTTCAA GTTGATGGGGTCCTAATGGCGCCTAATGGACCTGATTGCTGGCCAAAAGGTGACAGCCCTCAACAATGGCTTGTATTTTATCGGCTAAATGACATGACACTGACTGGAACTGGTACAATTGAAGGCAATGGTGAAAAATGGTGGTCGCTACCTTGCAAACCTCACATG GGACCTCATGGCTCAACATTGCCTGGACCATGTGACAGCCCAGCT CTTATACGGTTCTTTATGAGCTCCAATTTGATGGTGACAAATTTGCGAATCCAAAATAGTCCAAAGTTTCATGTAAAGTTTGATGGATGTGAAGGTGTGATCATTGATAGAGTGTCGATCTCTTCCCCTAAGCTTAGCCCGAATACGGATGGAATTCACGTCGAGAACACTAAATCTGTTGGAATATACAACTCAGTAATCGCAAATG GCGATGATTGCATATCGATTGGTCCTGGTTGTTCAAATGTCGATATAGAATCTGTCACTTGTGGACCTAGCCATGGGATCAG CATTGGGAGCCTAGGAGTGCACAATTCCCGGGCATGTGTTTCGAACATAACAGTCCGGAATGCCATCATAAAGGACTCAGACAACGGAGTCAGGATAAAGACATGGCAGGGAGGTGCGGGATCTGTAACAGGCATATACTTTGAGGACATCCAGATGGACAATGTTAGAAACTGCATAATCATAGACCAATACTACTGCCTGTCAAAGGCGTGTCGAAATCAGACTTCAGCCGTTTACCTATCGGACGTATCGTTTAGGAACATAAAGGGCACTTATGATGTGAGAAACCCTCCAATTCACTTTGCCTGCAGTGATACAGTGGCCTGCACAAATATAACAATGTCTGAAGTTGAGCTGCTTCCGTTCGAAGGTATATTGGTAGATGATCCATTCTGCTGGAATGCATATGGGATTCAGGAGACCTTAACTATACCTCCAATCGATTGTTTACTGGATGGAATGCCTGAAACTGTAGGAGAAAGCAACTTATATGCCTGCAATTAG